The genomic segment GGTGAGAGTGCATCGCCTCTTTGAGATTGTGTTTGGAAAAAGTCATGAGCGAAGAACTGGTCATTAAAGCGGGTATAACCATTCCTGCCTGGGAACTCTGGTGGACGGCTAGCCGCTCTGGTGGCCCGGGTGGACAGCATGCGAATAAAACCAGTAGCCGAGTCACGTTGCATTGGTCTCTAGCGAATACCGGTGCGTTTACCCCCACGATGAAGCAGCGTTTAGAGCGCAGTTTGAGAAGCCGGCTTACTGTCGAAGGCGAGTTATTGATTTCCGTTGATACCACGCGAAGCCAACACCAAAATCGTGAACTCGCTCGTGAGCGTTTGGCTCAAGTGGTCCTCGATGGGTTAAAAGTACAAAGACGACGGGTGGC from the Deltaproteobacteria bacterium genome contains:
- the arfB gene encoding aminoacyl-tRNA hydrolase, with protein sequence MSEELVIKAGITIPAWELWWTASRSGGPGGQHANKTSSRVTLHWSLANTGAFTPTMKQRLERSLRSRLTVEGELLISVDTTRSQHQNRELARERLAQVVLDGLKVQRRRVATKPTRGSQRRRVNAKKARGDTKKMRKKPSQD